A genome region from Crossiella equi includes the following:
- a CDS encoding cytochrome P450: MTATGQTTPQLPFERPNVLEIAPLYRVLRREAPVTRVTTPAGDPAWLVSRYAEARAVFSDQRFGRSHPNPAVAAKVSDAAILGGPHGDYETEHAGHARFRKITMSSFSASRMRRLAARVQELTDACLDGLAEAGRGGEPVDLHEHLSFPLPVLVICELLGVPYEDRDFFRELSDRVGMMHGGEDTEAAMADFMDYMASLAAVKRHEPAEDVVSDLVRAQADDPDFSDQEMTGLAAGLLFAGHETTVNRLDLGALFLLADETRRTAFAADPDGQVETTVEEILRLSAPEGTGALRYARERLELGGVVIEAGDAVLVSVGSANRDEDVFPDADTFDPHRDTRGHLAFGHGAFYCIGASLARTEMRTALASLFRRFPGIRLAVPVAELRVQHDRLLGGVAQVPVVW, from the coding sequence ATGACCGCCACCGGCCAGACCACCCCGCAGCTGCCGTTCGAGCGGCCGAACGTGCTGGAGATCGCGCCGCTGTACCGCGTGCTCCGTCGCGAGGCCCCGGTGACGAGGGTGACCACGCCCGCCGGGGACCCGGCCTGGCTGGTCAGCCGCTACGCCGAGGCCCGCGCGGTGTTCTCCGACCAGCGCTTCGGCCGCTCGCACCCCAACCCGGCGGTGGCCGCGAAGGTCTCCGACGCGGCCATCCTGGGCGGCCCGCACGGCGACTACGAGACCGAGCACGCCGGGCACGCCCGGTTCCGCAAGATCACCATGTCCTCCTTCTCCGCCAGCCGCATGCGCCGCCTGGCCGCACGGGTGCAGGAGCTGACCGACGCCTGCCTGGACGGGCTGGCCGAGGCGGGCCGTGGGGGCGAGCCGGTCGACCTGCACGAGCACCTGTCCTTCCCGCTGCCCGTGCTGGTCATCTGCGAGCTGCTGGGCGTGCCCTACGAGGACCGGGACTTCTTCCGCGAGCTCTCCGACCGGGTGGGCATGATGCACGGCGGCGAGGACACCGAGGCCGCGATGGCCGACTTCATGGACTACATGGCCTCGCTGGCCGCGGTGAAGCGCCACGAGCCCGCCGAGGACGTGGTCTCCGACCTGGTGCGCGCCCAGGCCGACGACCCGGACTTCAGCGATCAGGAGATGACCGGCCTGGCCGCGGGCCTGCTCTTCGCCGGGCACGAGACCACGGTCAACCGCCTGGACCTGGGTGCGCTGTTCCTGCTGGCCGACGAGACCCGCCGGACGGCCTTCGCCGCCGACCCGGACGGCCAGGTGGAGACCACCGTGGAGGAGATCCTGCGGCTGTCCGCGCCGGAGGGCACCGGCGCGCTGCGGTACGCCCGCGAACGCCTGGAGCTGGGCGGGGTGGTCATCGAGGCCGGGGACGCGGTGCTGGTCTCGGTCGGCTCGGCCAACCGCGACGAGGACGTCTTCCCGGACGCGGACACCTTCGACCCGCACCGCGACACCCGGGGCCACCTGGCCTTCGGGCACGGCGCCTTCTACTGCATCGGCGCCAGCCTGGCCCGCACCGAGATGCGCACCGCGCTGGCCTCGCTGTTCCGCCGCTTCCCCGGCATCCGGCTGGCCGTGCCGGTGGCGGAGCTGCGCGTGCAGCACGACCGCCTGCTCGGCGGGGTGGCGCAGGTCCCCGTCGTGTGGTGA